Part of the Coriobacteriia bacterium genome is shown below.
CCGTTGCCGAGCGGATCGTCTACGGCGCGTTCAACATCATCGAGGAGAAGACGACTCAGGATCCGCTGTCGGTCTTCAAGAAGGCGATGGACAACGTTCGCCCGACGCTCGAGGTCAAGCCCAAGCGCGTGGGTGGCGCCACCTACCAGGTGCCGATCGAGGTCAACTCCCGCCGCTCGACGACGCTCGCGATCCGCTGGATCGTCGGCTACGCGCGTAAGCGCCGTGAGAAGACGATGCAGGAGCGCCTCGCCGCCGAGATCATGGACGCTGCAAACAACCTCGGCGCCTCGGTGAAGAAGCGTGAGGACCTGTACAAGATGGCGGAGTCCAACCGCGCGTTCAGCCACTACCGCTGGTAAGCCAGCGTACCCGCGACTGCAGGAAGAGGACGAGAACAGCTGATGGCCCTCAAGAGGACCCCACTCGACATGACCCGCAACATCGGGATCATGGCCCATATCGACGCCGGGAAGACCACGACGACCGAGCGCATCCTGTTCTACACCGGCAGGACGCACAAGATCGGCGAGGTCCACGACGGCGCGGCCACGATGGACTGGATGGTGCAGGAGCAGGAGCGCGGCATCACCATTACGTCGGCTGCGACCACG
Proteins encoded:
- the rpsG gene encoding 30S ribosomal protein S7 → MPRRAAAQRREVLADPVYNNRLVTQLVNKVLLDGKKSVAERIVYGAFNIIEEKTTQDPLSVFKKAMDNVRPTLEVKPKRVGGATYQVPIEVNSRRSTTLAIRWIVGYARKRREKTMQERLAAEIMDAANNLGASVKKREDLYKMAESNRAFSHYRW